Proteins from a genomic interval of Diospyros lotus cultivar Yz01 chromosome 6, ASM1463336v1, whole genome shotgun sequence:
- the LOC127803474 gene encoding non-specific lipid-transfer protein 1-like: MKRAVAIALVAVLATVQMVARPADAAIDCGQVQSGLSPCIPYLTGGGNPAGSCCQGVRHLASMVTSKEDRRAACQCAKDAANSFQNIKDDAAAQLPGKCGVQLNVPISRTIDCSGLN, translated from the exons ATGAAGAGAGCGGTGGCGATTGCCTTGGTGGCGGTGCTGGCCACGGTTCAGATGGTGGCGAGGCCGGCGGACGCGGCTATCGACTGCGGCCAAGTGCAGTCGGGCCTGTCCCCCTGTATTCCCTACCTGACCGGAGGCGGGAATCCTGCGGGGTCGTGCTGCCAGGGGGTACGACACTTGGCGTCCATGGTCACCAGCAAAGAGGACCGCCGGGCCGCCTGCCAGTGCGCCAAGGACGCCGCCAACAGCTTCCAGAACATCAAGGACGACGCGGCAGCCCAGCTCCCGGGAAAGTGCGGCGTCCAACTCAACGTCCCCATCTCCCGCACCATCGACTGTAGCGG CTTAAACTAA